GAATGCTGGGGTTATGATCGGAGCCAAAGTTTACACGACCAAAGTATCCAGCTTGAGCAAAGAAGAACCCATGGTGTTGGGCGATCTTCTTCAACCAGAAAAGGAAGTGCCTGCCAATTTCTACATAGCGCGTAAGGACCTGAAAGCGTGGAAATACCAGAAAGGGGCCAAAAGTGCAGCGCGTATTTCGGCGATCAATGGGCACGAGTACACGTATTCTGAAGGGGCTATGGCATTTCCGGATCCATTGGATAAGCCGGCACGTACCATCATAACCGGCGAAGGTGGCAATGCTGCATCGCGCTTCAAGCATGTGGTTTGTCAGGATGGTAAGCGCTATCGCCGACTCACGCCGATCGAACTGGAACGCATCAACATGTTCCCGGACAACCATACGGAAGGGCCAAGTGATGCTTGGAGAGCATTCTTTATGGGGAATGCACTTGTGGTAGGTGTAGTTGAACGGATCGGAAAGGCATTATTGAAGAAGATCGGTAGGCCCTAGCTCCTGGAACGCCTTGTTCAACCTGGTCTTAGTAGTTCCAACACGGTGCTGCCAACTGAGCGATTTACGAGATCCGGAACCTTTACTTTTGCGCGAACTGTGCGATACCGTGTATTTTGGACCGAGAGACATTGGAGTTTTTATTTTTTAGCCAACGACAGATCAATATGTTACGAGAGACCATTACGCTGGGTGCAGGTTGCTTCTGGTGTTTCGAGGCAGTGTTGAAAGAACTCAAAGGAGTGATCTCAGTTACTTCGGGATACATGGGCGGCCGAACAAATAACCCCACGTACAAGGAAGTATGTACAGGAAGTACGGGCCATGCAGAAGTCGCACAAGTGGTGTTCGATCCGGCGATACTGTCTTTGGACCAATTGTTGGAAGTATTCTGGGGGACCCATGATCCGACGACCAAAGACAGGCAAGGAGCAGATGTGGGTTCACAGTACCAAAGTGTGATTTTTTATCACACGGATGAACAACAACGTACCGCAATGGCATATATGAAAAAGCTGGATGAAAGCGGTGCCTATGCCGGACGGTTGGTTATTGAGGTTGTTCCTGCCGTTGAGTTCTATGCCGCCGAGAATTACCATAAGGACTACTTTGCGTTGAATGGAGAGCAGGGATATTGCCAAATGGTGATCCGGCCCAAATTGGATAGGTTCCGTAAGGTTTTCGCTGACCGGATCAACTAAAGTCATAAGAAATTGAGAAGCATGATCACCAAGAATTTAATCATCTGTTGCCTTTCGACCATGCCGTTTGCGTTAGCGAATGCGCAATCCACCATTGAACTGGTTCCGAACGGATCCTTTGAACAGCTTGATAAACCGGTGAAAACGTTCGATCAACTGCCGAATGCAGAAGGTTGGTCAAATGCAAACCTCGGGTTATGTGATGTTTTTGTTCCCGAGGCTCAGGCCAAAACGGTAGGTATTCCAGAGAACGATTACGGAACCATGGTATCAAAGGATGGCGCCAATT
This genomic window from Flavobacteriales bacterium contains:
- the msrA gene encoding peptide-methionine (S)-S-oxide reductase MsrA, with protein sequence MLRETITLGAGCFWCFEAVLKELKGVISVTSGYMGGRTNNPTYKEVCTGSTGHAEVAQVVFDPAILSLDQLLEVFWGTHDPTTKDRQGADVGSQYQSVIFYHTDEQQRTAMAYMKKLDESGAYAGRLVIEVVPAVEFYAAENYHKDYFALNGEQGYCQMVIRPKLDRFRKVFADRIN